The Harmonia axyridis chromosome 3, icHarAxyr1.1, whole genome shotgun sequence nucleotide sequence AGGGATTTATTGGTTGATTATACGGCGCGTGTTTCAAAATTGTAAACATTCGATACTGTTTGAGATAATCATCATTTTCTGTAAACTACCGGGAATCATTTATCAGGAAAGTTAGAATAAATTATAATTCCccaaataattttgaaactaaTTGAATTTGTTTGCGAGAGTTCATAGGTATAAatagaataaattcaaattctgtcACTGAAATTCTGTCAACTGAAAGAAATCAGATTGTATGATGAAGAAAATCtgagaaaatcaataattgattgaaattgaattgaggTGATAAAtactttttcaataagagtAATTAGAAGGCTAATTTTCAAGAATTGATTGAAAGTCAGGGTCGGCGTGTAGGTGTGGCAAGTGGGGTTCTTGCTGGAGAAATATAGTTTATagaaaaaataaggaaagcactgaTATGAAGTCAAGAACATTTTAGTGCTCCTTCATTCCTACATGAACTGCGCCCTTGGATACCACATAACCGCATAGCAGTTATGTTGGGGCATAGGTGGCCCCCCAGGGAGCAATTGACGCATGAAATGAACAAGCGTCAAAAGCACATGACTTTACACAAGATTAACAGTTAATTTCCGAGAAGTGATGATTTATATGATTGATTTCTGAAACTGAActgaaataacaataataattttattctttcgaaaactacaaataaacttgaaaaataCTGTGGAGTTATTCAATGACAACAGTGTACAGAAGGTGGAAGTTGTGTGTCAGGACGATTCCAGaggttttttgaaaataataaaccacaaTTGATAATCATTGCTCCAATGTCAGGTAATGGTCAATTATATACTAACATTTATATATATactcatttatttttgtttgttgtcgTTTTGAAATTCGATAGAGTAAAAATTTACCAATTGTTATAAAATTCGATTCGCCAACACATTAATAagatgaatttcattattttctgtttgaTAGTATTTTCGCTCAGATTTTTAAAATTGATTTATCCTTTCTGTTGTCAAAATATATGGATCGACTTTAGATTGAAGAGAAgaatttttggatatttatttgtATCCGAGTTGTGaactggaaataattttttttaatgtatagTTTAATTAGCTTGTTCTTGAAACATTTCAACTGCTGAGTAGTATTTAgggaataatttaaagaaaattttctctgaaaaagcttgaacatttatttatttattcttcaaaaattccttCCCTTTCAACAGGGAATACACTTAACTCCTCTGTGAGTAAAATGTAAAATAGACCATTGCAAAGGAATTATTCTTTGgatatgaaaattaaaaatttcgaaataataacagtttttgaaataaaaaaaaaacttatttattcaAAGCAAGGTCGAACAATTTAGTCTTCCTATATTGTAAAGTAGTTTAGGTATTCTTCCTTCACTATCATATATCTACTCAAGGGCAGTATTGAATACTAATTCATTTACAAGTTGGTTGTTTATTGAAGCACAATCATGCAAAATCAACTCCACATTGAAATTCTACATTCTCAATAAAATAAGatcttaataataaaatattagtaGTATCAAAATTTGGAAGTAAAAGCTAATCCTACAATTACAAATCTTCAGTAGTACCATTATAAATAGATGAATATGtaaaaaagtataaaataatataaaattggcaTGAGCTTATACGGTACATAAAAGGAATCAAGAATTATCCCAATGTTCTTCCACAAGAATTTGAATGTGTTCCCTTAATATTCGTTAACAATAATTCTCAATTGATTTTATGCGATATCATCAGTTTTAGGAAGTTTTATATCACTGATAACTATGAGCCAAAGTCTTATGCACACttttcttgatcaattatttcctTTGTGGGTAGAGGATTTTTCTCACAGGTTTCGGCATGCTTGAGTTTGGAACTATCGAAATTTTCTATTCCAGAAATAAGCTGTCTTTGTCCTTTTTCTAATTGAATAACTGAAACAATTACatattttcattagatatctaatataatataatttgatatttatataaGTTCATACTTTTGATTTGGTTGCTTCACACTTATCATGCTGTTTTAACAATTGCAAACAAATAATGAGATGCTCTAAGACAGTTTATTTCACTCACCTTCACTATCAGGCAAGACAAATTTTTCTGTAGTTGTTGTATGTTTCATTGTTGCTTTATCAAAATGTTCTACTCCACTCAAAAGATTCTGATGGTTTTTCTCTTGCAATACAACTGTCATGCAAAAGCAAGcaaacatataaataaaaacaagcaaacataaataaaacaagcaaaataaaaaaagcaaGCATATTGTGCATCCATTATAGGAAAAATTTATGTatcatatatttatattttaagttGTTGATtaagatattttcaatatttcttactTCCACCAGTTGCAGTCAGTATTGAGATTTGAAAAGCTACAAGTAGTGAATTATTTTTCCTCTGAATTACTGAGATTCGTTTTTGGAAAAATTGCAAAGTTTACTATTTCCTCTTTATTCACGCAAAATAACTGCACACGTGAAAAGGAGAATGAAAAacccgaaataaaaaaaaattaaaaacaatagtTAGGGGCAACATTCAAATCCATGGTTATTCATTCCGAAATAcgaataaaaattaaaacattaataGCTATGATGAATGCTATAACTTTGAGGTGAAAAAAGAATTATGGCAGTATTATCGAAGCATTATATTATGTCGTCAAGCTTCCAAATTTGATATcttttatctttattatttataGATTTCGAGTAAAGAGCCGGATATGGTGGAAGAACAGAATTTCATTTGGTTTTTAAATTCTACACATAAATTTTTTACTTATACAATTACAAAGGctcattattggaaataatgaaccaaaatttcaacttgaaatatttttttcataaaccctgtatataatttgCAGAGTACTTATTGATCCTATGGTAGATTGAACACCATGCAATAAACCTCAAATAGAACTGAATTAAAAGAACTTACCTTCTTTATCAGGAAGTGGGTTCTTTTCTTGAGTTTCTGTATGTTTCAATTTATTCTTTTCGAAATGTTCAATACCCTCAATCAATGCCTTTTCAGTTTTCTCCGCAGCTACATctgaaattccataaaaataatcagaaaaGTGAGAAACATTAGAAGAAATGGAACCATAATTTTAACACACTATTAGTCCAAACAAAGCATTGTTAATCCTTTCAAATTCTTCAGATGAGGATTATTTTAAGAGGATTTTAGACATTGGCAGTCTGCAAATAATACTGTTAGCTCATTAATGTAACAACCACTTCAACTCATTAGCTACTTTGATACCTGATATTTACCTTTTGCATTAGGTAATACAATCTTCTCCCTAGTATctgtttttttcaatgatgaagCTTTAAAATTTTCTACACTGGCGAAAAGAGCATTATGACTACGTTCTTGAGCTACATCTGaatgataaaataattatttgatcTTGAATGAAAAGGCTTCCCCAATAAATTAAAACTATTGATTCaggatataaaaattatttgcatCTTGAGGGCTGCATTCTAAAGCTCACTTTATCTTAACAATAATAtctaatattatatttattttcgaattgaataatTCGTCAATCGCATGTATTAAATTCTTACAAATCATCTTCATGACATTTAACAATAAAATGAGAAGCTAATAAATATAG carries:
- the LOC123674604 gene encoding thymosin beta isoform X2, whose translation is MSCPMPAPPALKDLPKVAGDLKSELEAFKATNLKNADTQEKIVLPSAEDVAAEKTEKALIEGIEHFEKNKLKHTETQEKNPLPDKEVVLQEKNHQNLLSGVEHFDKATMKHTTTTEKFVLPDSEVIQLEKGQRQLISGIENFDSSKLKHAETCEKNPLPTKEIIDQEKCA
- the LOC123674604 gene encoding thymosin beta isoform X3 codes for the protein MSCPMPAPPALKDLPKVAGDLKSELEAFKATNLKNADTQEKIVLPSAEDVAQERSHNALFASVENFKASSLKKTDTREKIVLPNAKDVAAEKTEKALIEGIEHFEKNKLKHTETQEKNPLPDKEVIQLEKGQRQLISGIENFDSSKLKHAETCEKNPLPTKEIIDQEKCA
- the LOC123674604 gene encoding thymosin beta isoform X1; the protein is MSCPMPAPPALKDLPKVAGDLKSELEAFKATNLKNADTQEKIVLPSAEDVAQERSHNALFASVENFKASSLKKTDTREKIVLPNAKDVAAEKTEKALIEGIEHFEKNKLKHTETQEKNPLPDKEVVLQEKNHQNLLSGVEHFDKATMKHTTTTEKFVLPDSEVIQLEKGQRQLISGIENFDSSKLKHAETCEKNPLPTKEIIDQEKCA